Below is a window of Phoenix dactylifera cultivar Barhee BC4 unplaced genomic scaffold, palm_55x_up_171113_PBpolish2nd_filt_p 000167F, whole genome shotgun sequence DNA.
atgtaaaaatatatttcatttaaaaagaaatgttcaaaaaataataccacacaaacaaaaaaaatccaaattcaAATTAGTTCCTAATATTTTTCTCCACatgcaaaaaaaagagaaaaacttagGTCGTGTAAAAactggaaaaaatattttgttcaaaaagaaaaaagtatttCCTTCCTAATATAAGTCGtgtaaaaaaggaaagaaaaatatttcattCAAATGGATAAAATATTTCCTTCCCAATATTCTAcaccacacacacaaaaaattcatgcacaaaaaaaattcaaattcctTCCTAATATATTCTTCGCACGCACAAAAAAGAAAACTCTTAAGcgcttacaaaaataaaaatatttcgtTCTAAAGgattcaaaaaggaaaaaaaatatcatgcacaagaaaattcaaatttgatttCATTCATAATATTTTACTCCATTCATATAAAAAGGAAAATCTTAAGTcatataaaaaggaaaaatatttcATTCAAAATAAGGAACGTTGAAAGAAATATCACATGTACAACAAAATCGAAAGTCatgtaaaaaaggaaaaatattacATTTGAAAAATAGAATGTCCAAAAAGGGAAACAATACCATATtcacaaaaaaaatgaatttcaaTTCATTCCTAATATTTTCTCCACACACACAAAAGAGGAAAATCCTAGGTcatgtaaaaaaagaaaaaggtaattcattgaaaaatgaaaattttCCTTCCTAATATTTTTCTCGAGATGCATGAAAAATTCATGCacaaaaaattttgaattaaaattcatTCCTAATAATTTTTCTTCACACGTACAAAAAAAGGAAAGTCCTAAGTCGTGTcaacaaagaaaaaatatttcattcaaaaaatgaaaaaataatattttctgcaacatgcaaaaaaatttaaataaattaaaattttagtgGAACTCttcataataattttaaaatgttgtgtaaaaaaaaaaaaagaacatccATGCACAAAAAAAGCCTTTGTCCAACTTTTCCTTATGTTTTCCTCAACATATTGagaattttgaaataaatttgaatttgagCTCGATGTCTTGGCGATTGAAGGTAGTGAGAgaccaaacaaaaaaaacaaacctcACGTCTATTTCTTCTTTTACTTAAAGTGGCAGTCTATGCCACATGGATTGAAGCCATTAAGAGGGGAATATGCATAATATTCCATTATTCcttaaattaataaattattttatttataatatttatttttattttatttttgaaaattttatttatttttattatacaaaattatatcaaatattttattatttttctatgtACACAACAAACTAAAATTTATACAGTTATGTGTGATAGAAGTGAGAAATCTATTAAATCTTTTATATTAGCTAGGACTAGAACCGGATCAAATACGAATACCGGTACATTCATATTCGAGTTTGTTTTGTTTAACAAATACGTATACAAATATTAGTCAAATGTAAAAGTTCATATGCGTATTCATGtaaatggatatggatacaaattGGATCCTGAaagtatgaatataaatatggatataagtcgGATGTTTTAATTTATGatcacaaaatcaaaaatattaataacTAAATGGTAAATTAAGttaataatacattaatattattatattttaaaaaaaattgatgattaccatataaaattaaatagagttATAAATAGAATTAGATATTTAGATATGGATCGAGTAGTTATCTATCCACTATTGTTGAAAATGGAAAGGATACGGATCGGATATttatatatccatatttgtttcatAATTTTCAACGAATTCAAATATGGATACGGATGTTAAATGAATATTAAAattaatatctatatttgttctaGAGCGATATGGATATAAATCGAATATTAagtatatctatatttgttataAATCAATAAGGATACAAATCGGATATTAAATATATCCATTTTTAAATCCGAATACAAGTATaaatctaatatttttttagatatttaattaattttgagcAAAATTCAATGATAAAAATTAGCAATAAAGACGCGATCATAAAAGAAAGATtcacttaaaaaaataattttaacaagcatttatcaataataaaaattaataatttcatAAAAGATATACTGCTTAAGGTTGCTGCATTGAAGTAGATGGGATCTATAGCGCCTCCAAGGCGTCTTAGTCACCAGTTGCAAATGCTAGATGGAAACTAGTTAGTGGACGGAATTTTCGAAACTCTAGTTGCTTGAAGACAACGAAGAGGAAAGCGGGATAAAACAGATGAACAAAAGGTTTGACCTTTCAGGCATGCAGGGTGATTcgaaaaattttatttgaatcgAGTATTATATATACAAGTTACTATCTTAAGTGAAGGTCATCTAATATATGAGTTTCTTTTAgtttagatttagttaattgccTAATTGGTTCATTGGTTTAACTTAActtatactttttctttttacttacTCTTGTTATACAAATATTCAGATACGGATtcaaattcaaatccgaaaAAATTAAGTATATCCATGTCCGTATCTGTATCTAAAAAAATTTTGAACTGACTATTTAGATTCATATTCGAATTCGATCAGATCAAAAAAATAGTATCCAAATCTGATACGAAAATGAATATGATCGAATATGATCCGACTCACTTTCAATTTTACTATTCAtatatttatctatttttttatttttattggatactccaatttttatttatatctatttaaaaaataaatatggataaatATTCTGCGATCGATTTTTTATCGCTAATATCAGCCATGCTGGCTAGGTAGATTGTTTCACAAAATAACTATTTACTGAAAGGGCAATTTAACCCAGTAGGGTAAGTTTGGAAGTCAGGGACACATGGATTTGCTGGCGGTGACTTGTTTCCCAAGCAATTCTTTGTTTCCACTATCCTAAGAAGTTATTTTAGATAGCCATACGCCCATACCCCCACCGCATTAATGAAGCTACCAGACCCTCCACCGCTGAGCCCTCGTTTATAAGCCTTTTACCCCGTCGCTCCCCTCCCCTCAGAACCATTTCTCGCCTCTAGGATCCCGATGCTCCCTCCCGGTCCCTTCCCCGACTCACCGGAGCCCTATTGGAAGTGGCTGCAAGCTCTCCGGTGAGATGATGGAGCTGCcggtcgccgccgccgcctctttCCCCGTCGTCTTCTTCGACGGGGAGCGGGAGGTTGAGATCGGCACCGTCGCCGTCCACCCCGTCCTCGGATTCAAGAAGTTCCAGGCCGTCATCAGCCAGAAGATCGGGATCGCCCCCCACCAGATCTCCACCTTCCTCGTCCGCCGGAAGAAGGCCCGCGCCTCGCCGGATGTCCGCCGCAAGGTCCCCATCGACGAGTCCTCCGACTTCGCCGCCATCGCCCGCGAGCGCGACTGTTTCGTCCTCGCCGTCCTCCGCCGCTCGCGCCGGGAGAGGCGGGGCCGCTCCCGCCGCGGTCACCGCCACGATGCCGCCGTTTCCGGTGGCGGGGAGGCGGACGCCGGTCAAAAGAAGGCCGTCTCCGTCGCCGCCCCCGCCGTGCCGGAGAAGACGATCCTGAGGCGGAATCCGGCGGGATCCCGCTTCGTGGATCCGGCGCTCGCGGCGCTGAtgccggatgtcatcgcgctgGGGCCCTGCGACTGGGACTACGAGAGCCAGCTGAGGGATCTCCAGCGGCAGAGGGAGAAGTACCTCCTTTCCAGGGCGGCGTACTACCCGTACGCCGCGGCGGAGAGTCGATACGCGTGGGACGCCGCGAAGATGAGCGCGACCACCGAGGGGGCGGCGATGGCGCGGCCGGGGGTGTGCGAGGAGTGCGAGGAGGCGAAGGAAGAGGGGCGGCCGCCGGGGTTCCACTGGTGCGTGAACGACGCGGTCACCGTTGGATTCCGGTCGCCTGTGGGGCCCATCCAGCGGCCTCGCAAGAAGCATTCTTCCGCTTCGATGACGATCGACGGATGAGATTCGATCGTCCcctctttttgctttttttttttaatatatattatttaattattaaagTAAGAGAGAGATGAAGGAGGTGAGGGGAAGAGCTTGGGAGGTTGGCTAGGTTTTTTGATGCACACGGGGATAGTCATAAAACTTCGGGCGCGGGTATCGTAATCGATTCGGCGCGTTGGATTGGAGGACCGGAGCCCTCTTCTGGTGTGTGGCTTTCGGGTCGGCACATGAGTTTATTTTGGGATCATAaaattgtgtttttttttttggataatagGGTTTGGGGTTATTAATCACGCAAGGGGTGGAGTAATGAGGAGAGGGAGGGTTTCATGGATGTGATTGATGTTGGTGGTGATTAGTTGAGGTGGTGAGATACTTTTGTTTCAATGCGGAGACGTTTTGACTTTggccttttctttgcttgatatCGCAAAAGATTGTTCTTGTTTGCACTAGTTTGTGAAAGTGAGCAAATGAGAGTGTCATTTTCCTCCTAGTTTATTAATATACAATTGCCTTTTCAAATGTTCTGATTCTATAGCttgcattttattttcttttgaaaatgatAATGAAATACGCTCCCTGGGATTGGAAACCGTTGGCATTGGAACAGTTGGGTCATTGGTTGAGTGCGGATTGTGATCATTGATATCGTAACGGATTTTAGTTTTGTGCCACGTTTCTTTCGTGAGATGCGTCCGCTTTTCAGAAAGTACATTGTCGAGAAATGGTTTTGCTGCAAGCGAGAAAAAGTGGCCGTTcgtgattcattcaagtccagaTGATACGATATACATGGGCCTagtgatgaaaaaaaaagaagggaaaccTCTGTCCATCCAAACTTATAAGTTTGCTCCGCGGAGAAACTTTCGGgatgataatttattttgctttATCGAGTCTGATCTGATATTAATCCCCACTAGATCTGGGGTTTGGGTGTATAATGATATTTTTAACTCCATTCtggtatatataatttttaacaaactcttttttcaagataaaataaaattgattcgtataaaaaaaataaaaaaaaactttatctgTATCCATCCAATCTGCTTCATCTATGTTTTATCCTAAGATTTTTTTCATCTTGCCTCGTCACCTTCATTATTTAAGATGAAAAATTTTCATCCATGTTACGAGTCTGTGGTCAAGCGCAATCTGAGATCCTTTTTTGATGGATATGAACCAGGCAAGTGCGAATTCCTTTCTGTTTTGTCAGTTAATCTTACGAATTTTCATGGAAAGCCTATATCTTATAGCGCGTACAGGGACAAGTGGTGGGCAATCTTTTCTCAGACAAGTATGGGGTGGGCACAGGTAATAGCCTACTCAACCTATACTCGATTTGTTTCTATTCCTAAGAATCTTTTAAAACTTGTTTCATGATTGCattcaatttcttgttttcataACCTTAGAGGAAACTCTGATATCCAAATAGGGCTGAAAATAGATCGGATAttaatatatctatatatgtattcatATTTTCACCGAAGTAGATGAATCTATGGTGCCTCCATGGCATCTCATATCTATTGCCGGTTGGAATCACTGAGTGGAAACTAGAAAATGGACGGAACCTTCAAAATCCTAGTTGCTTGAAGCCAACAAAGAGAAAAGATGGATGAAGCGGACAAATGAGAGGTTTGAGTCTTTCTAGTGTGTATTCAAATCAGATATTTTGTATTTGGATTACTATCTTAAGTGACAGTCATCCGATATGTAGGTTCCTTTTAGTTTAGGTTTGGTTAATCACTTAACTGATTCCTGATTTAACTTAACTTAAACTTCTTCTTTTCACTTACCCTTGTTATATAGATATCTAGATTCGGATCCGAAATTGAAAAAATCAGGTGTATCCACATCCGTATTCAGGAGATTTTTAAACGGACTATCTGAATCTATATCCAGATTTGATCGGACCAAAAAAATACTATCCAAATcggatatgaaaatagatatggTCTGATATAATCCGACCCCCTTTTAGCCCTACTCTCAAATCTCGAGAGTTTTTGGAAGTAGTTGTTATTATCAAGGAAGCGTGAAAATGGAAGTGCTAAATCATGAGTATGTCAAACAATCCcagtattatttttgttttattaactGGATGTTATCAATTATTATATGTTTAAATAGGAGTATATATAATATGCAAGTTATAGTGAGAAAATTTCACGGCCATAATCAAATATGTTAAGagtcaaaagataaaaataaaatatcttgaTGTCAAaagatttataatatttttttggatgGAAGGTCATACATGGTTATAAACAAAAATTTATATGCTCAAAAGGTTTATTGTCTATGTAGCAAATTATTGAACTACCATATAATAAGAGATATTTTTCAAACAATCAATAAGTCCTATTTCTCCTCAAATCCAACccccacaccccccccccccccccccccggcgcaTTCATCATAATTCCATCTCCCACGGCTCTCTCTCATCGATGCAAGGCTCCTATGTTTATGAAGTCGGGAGCATTGAATTGGAGAGAATATGGATGGAAGTCCAGAGGTGCCTCCATCTTTTTGACAAAGTGCTAATTTTAATGGCCTCGTTGGTGAGGAGAAATGAtaagtaggggtggcaaaatatgacccgacccgccaactcgacccgtgttcgacccgccataaacaggtttgggtttggcctaaacaggttcgggtcgtaaacaggtcgacccgtttaacctgtttattaattgggtcggatacgggttttagatgtctgacccgtttaaaccgtttaacccgtttaactgttgggcaggttaaacaggtctaaataggttaaacgggttaaacgggttaaacaggttaaacgggtctaaataggttaaacgggtctaaacagatcgggttgggcaggttaaacaggttgggttggacagattaaacaggtctaaacaggttaaacgggtcaggttgggcaaacaggttaaacaggtcgggtcgggttgggtaaacaggttacctgtttattaaacaggttaaacgggtcgggtcgggttacctgtttaataaacaggtcaggttcaggtttgtaattcctgacccgtttaataaacaggtcgggttcagatttatagttttctgacccgacctgtatttgacccgacctgtttatgcctgacccgactcgattgccacccctaatgaTAAGATGTGGTGGATTTCATCTAAAAGTCGGCCAATCCTATCATCAtcacaaaaaaataaagcaatttcatcataaaaagttttttattttttgatacaaTAGCTGCTCGCACAGCTTTAGTGTGAGTAAAACCAAAAGAGTCTAGAGAGAGGACGTTGTATAACGATAGAGAGGCAGCAATATAACATGTCCATAGAACTTCTTCCGAGTGTTGAGCAGCAAAGGAGACGACCCAGTCCGCAGTCCTGTTCACCGCCCTGAACACATGCATAGCCTAGAAGGAGCTGCAACCCTACACCATCGTGTGAATATTACTAAGCAACGGGTGTTCACCTCCTTGTCGGTCGTTGTTCCGAATCCATTCGATAACCCTGGCTGAGTCCCTTTCTAGGGAGATGCACTCAGCCTCTAATATTCGTCTCGCGTAGGTAATACTCTCCCAAGCTGCCCTAAGCTCCGCTCCTATGACTATCATGTCAATGGTGCGGCGCCCCCCAGCTGCAATCAACTTGGAGTCATGCCTCCTGATCACAAAGTCGATACCTCCTCTGTCTCTACCTGCAGACACACTTTCATCGAAGTTTACCTTGAGATGTCCGGGGGGTGCAGGCTCCCAAGGGACAAGGGCGAACTTGGGCGCTACCGCAGCAAGGTGGGGTTTCCAGATGTCTCTAACCATCCCATGTGAGGTCAACGCAGCGTCCATGGTGATCTCAGTAGAATGATGGAGagctctgtccaccaccatcTCGGTGGGTGCTCTCCTACCCTCAAAGATTCGAGCATTTCTATCCAACCAGATGCGATAGGTTAGATAAGCACAAGTGATGGCCCACTCAGCAGTACTCGATCTCCACCTCATAAGGTGCAGAAAGCCCTCTGCTGACCCCATGGACCGCTGTAGTGTAAATGAAGCACTCCTCCAAATCATAAAAAGTTTTTGGTGACAAAAAAAATTCCATGATGCTCGTCAAAAAAAGTGTCTCGCTAAGATATATGGTGATGATAGAAATGTTTCAtcaacaaatatatattttaattataaaaaaatctcCAAATAGTAAAATATTTGGTGACAATAGTTTTTGTTACAACAAATTGACAATTTCATCACgatataacattttttttcatcACCAAAGATTAATCTATGATGATGTTAGCAAACCCACTATTAAAAAGATTATCTTTTTTTGGCAATAttattcatcacaaaaagtaaaATAAATTTGTCGATGAAGGATATTCTTCATCACTAAATATTAATTTATGGTAACATAAACAaactcatcatcaaaaaggttaTATTTTTGTAACACTATCATTCATCACAAAAAAGTAGGAAAATTTTGTCACTAAAATATTCGATAAAACTTAGAGTTGAAAATAAGTTGGATATTATCCAATAGAGTCTATTTCATTTTTCGGCTTGAATTGGATTCGGATAGAAGTCTGAATATACACTTacaatttaaaaaaagagaaagaacccAAGATCTCTTAGATTATTGTGTGCTACTTAGGCACTATGATaatattaacttctgatatataATTATGATTTATCATACTTGTTCCAACTTATTCATATTATAAAAATAGGCtcattttaaatatattatggTAATTCATATTTTCATAATTAGTTATTTTCATATAAAGTTCATTTCTCTTCCTTTTGACAAAAAAATGAATCACTTTATTTATTCttcataatatttttaaaactttttatttaaaatattttgaaatatcagtaATTTACATATTCCAATAtctgtatatattttttaaagttctTTAAAAATACATAATTTATGATTACTTTTATTCATGCTGCCATTAGAAAGTAATGATGGTATTTAATATAGATGGCTTTTAATACTTTAAAtactttaatttttaatatatttttaattcaaatcAGGTTAGATCAGTGATCCGAACCTTAGTTGAATCAGACTCTAGTTTAATACTTAAATTATAGACTATTATCTAGTAACCACAATTTTTGGTATCATATTTATGGTGACAAAATTTTTTAACGAATATAATTTTTGTTCTACAAAATTAGTAACATTATTAAATGAAAAACTTTAATTTTCATCAATAAAATTGCAATTACTGATGACATAACTTTTTTGTCACCAACAACAGTTACAGATAATTAATTTCTATATATTTTGAATGATAATTATAGTAATATTTGGTGATAGAATAGCTTCTATCAGGAGTTGTCGAGTTGTTAGTAACAATAATTTTTTGTTACAGCATAGTAAAAATCTTCACATAAAAGTTTTATCAAAATTATATGAAATTTGCATCATACTTGTGATGATGAAATTTTtctatgaaaatattttttattaataaaaattactaACAATAGTTTGGTGGTGAAACTTTACTATCATCATAAAATTTGCAATCAGCGACGACGCTATTATTTTCGTAATGAATGGTAGTTGTagataaatttcaaaataaaataataatatataacgaGATATTTAGATCATTAAAAGCATAAACATTTAGGCCTTGTTCGGCAAAACTCTTGATAGAGTAGAGCTTTCAAAAATAGAGCTTTAGTAGAGCtttttgaagtagagcttttataaagtGTCGGCAATAATGGGAGCTTTGTTGATGCTTTAATGTGTCAGCAATACttattctaacgacgcttaaagcgtcgttagagttattttttaaaaaaatatttaaaaagcctAATTAATTTTTCTAGGGGCCAAAAGAAAAAGTCTGGATCTAGCTGGAGAGAGAGATTACCAGACATTCTAACCTCtgccaaaaataaatttaacaaacttaattttaaaaaaaatgtccaATTTTCGGTTTTCTTCTCCATTACTAGTTCTTtctgattcttcttcttttaatgcCATAAGGCAGATAACCCCAAAAAGTtataaaaaagaacaaaattagaaaaggaacaacaaaagaagaacaatgatgtttgtttgtttttttctaTCAAATGATCTTTTACAATAAGAATAACATAGAAAGCATATTTACAAATTACAAATTACAAATTACAAATTACAAATTACAAAGAGTAATCCCCTAACTCCAACCCCAACCTAAACTCCATCCTCCGCCTTCAATTCCATTTCCGATCCCCTAACCATGAGGTCCCGACGTTCTTCATATCGACTATTACTCCGACTCGCAGCAGCTCATCCGCGATGGAATCGACTACTACGCCGGTGGCCTCCGTCGCCTCTCCACGGCGGCAGAGGACGGCCGCGGCCGCGGAGGAAGGGGAGAGCGGTTGAGGCCGAACTACAGGACATCGATGGTGGTGCAGGGGGTGAGTGCGGCAATGGTGGGGGCAGCAGCAGTGGGGACCGAGGTGGGCTTCGATGTTGGTGTCGGCGACCGCCATGATTACTACATACGAGTTCTTGAAGCGGCTCTCGGCCAAGGATGGATCCATTTGAGAGGCATGGAaatgaaaaatggaaaaaagaCAAGATACGCACTACCTCAAAAGGAAGCATCTCCGATGTTCTTCAGAGCATGGGGCCGCCGACG
It encodes the following:
- the LOC103711290 gene encoding uncharacterized protein LOC103711290, whose product is MMELPVAAAASFPVVFFDGEREVEIGTVAVHPVLGFKKFQAVISQKIGIAPHQISTFLVRRKKARASPDVRRKVPIDESSDFAAIARERDCFVLAVLRRSRRERRGRSRRGHRHDAAVSGGGEADAGQKKAVSVAAPAVPEKTILRRNPAGSRFVDPALAALMPDVIALGPCDWDYESQLRDLQRQREKYLLSRAAYYPYAAAESRYAWDAAKMSATTEGAAMARPGVCEECEEAKEEGRPPGFHWCVNDAVTVGFRSPVGPIQRPRKKHSSASMTIDG